Part of the candidate division Zixibacteria bacterium HGW-Zixibacteria-1 genome, AAATAGTCGGGAAAATTTTCCGATTTTGTGGTTCAAGGCAACAAAAGAGCCTTAAAAAGACTTGACAGTAGAATGATATTTGCTATATTCTATGGCTCTGTTAGTATTTGGAATTTGGATTAACCGGTTTTGTCCGGGGGAAAGATGAAGACATATATACCGAAGGTTGAAGAATTAGAAAAGCAGAAAAAGTGGCACCTGATCGACCTTGATGGTCTCACACTGGGCCGGGCCGCGATTGAAATCGCGAATATTCTGCGTGGAAAAAACAAACCGATTTTTACACCTCATTTGGATACGGGCGATTTTGTTATTGCTGTCAATGCTTCAAAGGTGGTGGTTACCGGGGGCAAGGATGAGAAGATGTCCTATTTCCGGTATACCGGTTATCCGGGCGGTTTGAGAGAGACATCTTACAAGAAGATGAAGGTCAAAGACCCATCGCAGATTGTGATTCATGCGGTGAAAGGGATGATTCCGAAGAACAAACTGGGCCGCAAGGTCATCAAGAAGCTGCATGTCTATGCCGACGAGAATCACCCGCACCAGGCTCAGAAACCAGAAGTTTTGAAATTATCTTAATCTTGATAGAGATTGTAAATGAGCGAAATTATTTTTTCTGCTACGGGAAGACGGAAAGAGGCTACCGCCAGAGTGACCATGAGGGTCGGCGGCGGCGTACTGACGATCAACAATAAGGCACCCAGGGAATACCTGAAGCGCGGCGTTCTGGTTGACATTATCAACCAGCCGATCAACGAGACCGGAACCAGCGGCAAGCTCGACATCAGTTGTCGTGTCCTCGGCGGCGGCTTGACCGGTCAGGCCGGCGCCCTTCGTCTGGCTATCGCGCGCGCCCTGTCCAAGCTTGATCCCGATCTTCGTCCGGCTCTGCGTCGCAAGGGTTACCTGACCCGTGATGCCAGGATTGTCGAGAGGAAGAAGTACGGTCAGCCCAAAGCCCGTAAGCGCTTCCAGTACTCGAAACGATAGACATTATTCGGCCTTGGCCGAAAATAATCACACTTCGATTTGAATCCGGTGGTCCTGATCAGGTCCGGGTTAATTGTTCGGGGTGGCAGTTAAACCAAATTCGAAAGGTCTTCAGATGGTAAAGCCCAAAGTAAAGGAGCTTTTGGAAGCGGGGGCGCATTTTGGTCATCAGACCAGAAGGTGGAACCCCAAGATGAAGCCGTTCATTTTTACCGAACGGAACGGCATTTATATCATTGATTTGAACAAGACGCTCGAAGCCATAGAGAGAGCCTGTCTCAAGGTGAGAGAGGTTATTTCGCGCGGCCAGTCGATTCTTTTTGTCGGCACCAAGAAGCAGGCCAAGGATGTTATCAAGACCGAAGCGGAACGCTGCAAGCAGTTTTTTGTGACCGAGAGATGGCTGGGCGGCATGCTGACCAATTTTTCCACGATTAAATCGTCGATCAAGAAGCTCAAGGATCTGGAGCGGATGTTCGAAGAGGACGAGTACGGCAAATTCACCAAGAAAGAGCGTATTAAGCTCGATCGCCAGAGAGAGAAGCTTGACAAGGTTCTCGGCGGCATCAAGGATATGAATTATATCCCGGGCCTGGTTTTTGTGGTCGATGCCAAGAAGGAAAAGATCGCCATAGCCGAAGCGGCCAAGCTGGGTATTCCGATTGTTGCGATAATCGACACCAACGCGGATCCGGATCCGATCGATTTTCCGATTGCGGCCAACGATGATGCTATCAAGTCGATCCGACTGATCACCCGGACGCTGGTGGATGAGGCTATCGATGCGAAGAATTCGATATCGGAGCAGGAAATAATGCAGAAGGTCGAAGCGGAAACGGGCGACAATCTGAGAGCGTATATTTCAGCCGATGATAGTGAAGCTGACAAGGCATAAGAAGGATTTGGATAAATGGAAATAACAGCACAATTAGTCAAGGATCTTCGTGATAAAACCGGGGCCGGGATGATGGACTGCAAAAAGGCTCTTTCCGAGACCGGCGGCGACATGGAGAAAGCAATACATTACCTGAGAGAAAAAGGGATTGCCAAAGCGGCCAGTAAGGCGGGCCGGAGCACCAGTGAAGGCATCATTGCCTCCTATATTCATGCCGGCAGCAAACTGGGCGTTCTGGTCGAGATAAACTGCGAAACCGATTTTGTGGCCCGGACGGCCGATTTTCAGACCTTTGCCAAAGATGTTGCCATGCAGGTGGCGGCCTCGAATCCGCTGGCAGTATCCCGCGAGGAACTGCCCCAGGATAAGATAGCGGAAGAACGGGTGATATATCAGCAGCAGGCGCTCAATGAAGGCAAGCCGGAAAAAATTGTTGATAAAATTGTTGACGGCAAGCTTGAAAAATATTATTCCGAAGTATGTCTTTTGGAACAGCCGTTTGTAAAAGATAGTGATAAAACGATTCAGGATTTGATTAATGAAGCTATTGCCAAGCTGGGTGAGAATATAGGCGTCAAGCGCTTTATCCGATTCCAGCTGGGTGAGTAAATATGGATTCCGACCCGCA contains:
- a CDS encoding 50S ribosomal protein L13, producing the protein MKTYIPKVEELEKQKKWHLIDLDGLTLGRAAIEIANILRGKNKPIFTPHLDTGDFVIAVNASKVVVTGGKDEKMSYFRYTGYPGGLRETSYKKMKVKDPSQIVIHAVKGMIPKNKLGRKVIKKLHVYADENHPHQAQKPEVLKLS
- the rpsB gene encoding 30S ribosomal protein S2, coding for MVKPKVKELLEAGAHFGHQTRRWNPKMKPFIFTERNGIYIIDLNKTLEAIERACLKVREVISRGQSILFVGTKKQAKDVIKTEAERCKQFFVTERWLGGMLTNFSTIKSSIKKLKDLERMFEEDEYGKFTKKERIKLDRQREKLDKVLGGIKDMNYIPGLVFVVDAKKEKIAIAEAAKLGIPIVAIIDTNADPDPIDFPIAANDDAIKSIRLITRTLVDEAIDAKNSISEQEIMQKVEAETGDNLRAYISADDSEADKA
- a CDS encoding 30S ribosomal protein S9, which produces MSEIIFSATGRRKEATARVTMRVGGGVLTINNKAPREYLKRGVLVDIINQPINETGTSGKLDISCRVLGGGLTGQAGALRLAIARALSKLDPDLRPALRRKGYLTRDARIVERKKYGQPKARKRFQYSKR
- the tsf gene encoding translation elongation factor Ts; the protein is MEITAQLVKDLRDKTGAGMMDCKKALSETGGDMEKAIHYLREKGIAKAASKAGRSTSEGIIASYIHAGSKLGVLVEINCETDFVARTADFQTFAKDVAMQVAASNPLAVSREELPQDKIAEERVIYQQQALNEGKPEKIVDKIVDGKLEKYYSEVCLLEQPFVKDSDKTIQDLINEAIAKLGENIGVKRFIRFQLGE